One segment of Proteus appendicitidis DNA contains the following:
- a CDS encoding ABC transporter ATP-binding protein: MNKAPLIEVNNLCIDFPKARVVNNVSFTLGQERLAVVGESGSGKSMTARALMGLVRQPGKVSADKLNLQGDNLLGFSSRQWNNIRGNTISMVLQDPRYALNPVKTIYQQVEETVKQHQKLSRQDRRQLIIDTLLSVGLPEQNIYRYPGELSGGMGQRAMIAIALINNPTILIADEPTSALDAQLRHQILELITTQCEQRHMGLLLISHDLPLVAEYCERVMVMYQGEQVDELSAKALPTATHPYTRTLWTCRPNASTYGTQLPVLDRTLNFKGLHHAN; this comes from the coding sequence ATGAATAAAGCACCATTAATTGAGGTAAATAACCTCTGTATTGATTTTCCAAAGGCAAGAGTGGTCAATAATGTCTCTTTTACTTTAGGGCAAGAGCGTTTAGCGGTTGTCGGCGAATCAGGTTCTGGCAAATCAATGACCGCTCGTGCATTAATGGGATTAGTTCGTCAGCCGGGAAAAGTCAGCGCAGATAAACTCAATTTGCAGGGAGATAATCTATTGGGTTTTTCCTCTCGCCAATGGAATAATATTCGAGGTAATACTATTTCAATGGTATTACAAGATCCTCGTTACGCCTTAAATCCTGTAAAAACCATTTATCAACAAGTAGAAGAAACCGTAAAACAGCATCAAAAACTTTCGCGCCAAGATAGACGCCAACTTATTATTGATACACTGCTGTCTGTCGGCTTACCTGAACAGAATATTTATCGCTATCCCGGTGAATTATCAGGGGGAATGGGGCAACGTGCAATGATAGCGATTGCACTTATTAATAATCCAACGATTTTAATAGCTGATGAACCGACTTCTGCGCTTGATGCACAATTACGTCATCAAATCCTTGAGCTGATCACCACACAGTGTGAGCAACGTCATATGGGCTTATTGCTAATTAGCCATGATTTGCCCCTTGTTGCCGAATATTGTGAACGTGTCATGGTGATGTACCAAGGCGAACAAGTTGACGAACTCAGTGCGAAGGCGCTACCGACTGCCACACATCCTTATACTCGTACACTTTGGACATGCAGACCTAACGCAAGCACTTATGGCACTCAATTGCCTGTATTAGATAGAACGCTTAATTTCAAGGGGCTGCATCATGCTAATTGA
- the galU gene encoding UTP--glucose-1-phosphate uridylyltransferase GalU: MSSAVRKVRKAVIPVAGLGTRMLPATKAIPKEMLPVVDKPLIQYVVNECIAAGINEIVLVTHSSKNSIENHFDTSFELEAILEKRVKRQLLEEVQGICPSHVTIMQTRQGIAKGLGHAILCAKPLIGDEPFAVILPDVILDRYSADLTKVNLKEMLSHFERSGASQILVEPVPEDEVSNYGIVDCMGESLCPGDSKPITRVVEKPKKEEAPSNLSIVGRYVLSESIWPLLAKTAPGAGDEIQLTDAIAMLIEKEAVEAYHLQGKSHDCGNKLGYMKAFVEYGIQHEEFGEDFAQWLKSLKIQ, from the coding sequence ATGTCATCAGCAGTGCGTAAAGTTAGAAAAGCGGTTATCCCTGTTGCTGGATTAGGAACAAGAATGCTACCTGCAACCAAGGCAATTCCAAAAGAGATGTTGCCTGTGGTTGATAAGCCTCTTATTCAATATGTAGTGAATGAATGTATCGCAGCAGGCATTAATGAAATTGTACTTGTTACACACTCATCTAAAAATTCAATTGAAAACCATTTTGATACAAGTTTTGAATTAGAAGCGATTTTAGAAAAACGAGTTAAACGCCAGTTATTAGAAGAAGTACAAGGCATTTGTCCAAGCCATGTCACTATTATGCAAACTCGTCAGGGAATAGCAAAAGGATTAGGCCATGCCATTTTATGTGCTAAGCCATTAATTGGTGATGAACCTTTCGCTGTTATCCTGCCTGATGTTATTTTAGATAGATACAGTGCTGATTTAACGAAAGTTAATTTAAAAGAAATGCTTTCTCACTTTGAACGTTCAGGCGCAAGTCAAATTCTTGTTGAACCTGTTCCTGAAGATGAAGTCTCTAATTATGGCATTGTTGATTGCATGGGCGAAAGTTTATGCCCAGGAGATAGCAAACCAATTACTCGTGTTGTTGAAAAACCTAAGAAAGAAGAAGCACCGTCGAATTTATCTATCGTAGGGCGTTATGTGTTATCTGAAAGTATTTGGCCACTATTAGCGAAAACCGCACCTGGCGCTGGAGATGAAATTCAGTTAACTGATGCGATTGCAATGCTGATTGAAAAAGAAGCTGTTGAAGCTTATCACCTACAAGGGAAAAGCCACGATTGTGGTAATAAATTAGGGTATATGAAAGCTTTCGTAGAGTATGGAATACAGCACGAAGAGTTCGGTGAAGACTTTGCACAATGGCTAAAATCATTAAAGATACAGTGA
- the adhE gene encoding bifunctional acetaldehyde-CoA/alcohol dehydrogenase, giving the protein MSVTNVTELNDLVARVKKAQREFANFSQEQVDAIFRAAALAAADARIPLAKLAVKESGMGIVEDKVIKNHFASEYIYNAYKDEKTCGILSEDLTYGTMTIAEPIGIICGIVPTTNPTSTAIFKALISLKTRNGIIFSPHPRAKEATNRAAEIVLNAAIAAGAPKDIIGWIDEPSVALSNALMHHDDINLILATGGPGMVKAAYSSGKPAIGVGAGNTPVVIDDSADIKRAVASILMSKTFDNGVICASEQSVIVVDSIYKQVRERFSTHGGYMLTGKELKAVQDIILKDGNLNAAIVGQPATKIAEMAGIEVPVNTKILIGEVKETTEAEPFAHEKLSPLLAMYHAQSFEDAVLKAEKLVEMGGIGHTSCLYTDQDNCPEHVAYFGDKMKTSRILINTPASQGGIGDLYNFKLAPSLTLGCGSWGGNSISENVGPKHLINTKTVAKRAENMLWHKLPKSIYFRRGCLPIALEEIATDGKKRAFIVTDSFLFNNGYVDEVARVLKKFGVETEVFFEVEADPTLSVVRKGAEQMNSFKPDVIIALGGGSPMDAAKIMWVMYEHPETHFEELALRFMDIRKRIYKFPKMGVKAQMVAITTTSGTGSEVTPFAVVTDDETGQKYPLADYALTPDMAIVDANLVMNMPKSLCAFGGLDAVTHALEAYVSVLANEYSDGQALQALKLLKEYLPASYHEGAKNPVARERVHNAATIAGIAFANAFLGVCHSMAHKLGSEFHIPHGLANALLISNVIRYNANDNPTKQTAFSQYDRPQARRRYAEIADHLELSAPGDRTAAKIEKLLAWLEEMKSSLGIPSSIREAGVQESDFLARVDKLSEDAFDDQCTGANPRYPLISELKQLLLDSYYGREFNEHPVVEVKEETKPAKKSSKK; this is encoded by the coding sequence ATGTCTGTAACTAACGTTACTGAACTCAATGATTTGGTTGCTCGTGTAAAAAAAGCTCAACGTGAATTTGCTAACTTCTCTCAAGAACAAGTTGATGCTATTTTCCGTGCTGCTGCATTAGCTGCCGCTGATGCCCGTATTCCTCTTGCAAAATTAGCTGTAAAAGAGTCTGGTATGGGTATCGTTGAAGATAAAGTGATTAAAAACCACTTTGCTTCTGAGTATATCTACAATGCGTATAAAGACGAAAAAACCTGCGGGATCTTATCTGAAGATCTGACTTACGGCACAATGACCATTGCTGAACCTATTGGGATCATCTGTGGTATCGTACCAACAACTAACCCAACTTCTACTGCGATTTTTAAAGCATTAATCAGCTTAAAAACGCGTAATGGTATTATTTTCTCTCCGCACCCTCGTGCAAAAGAAGCAACAAATCGTGCTGCTGAAATCGTCTTGAATGCCGCTATCGCTGCTGGCGCACCAAAAGACATTATCGGTTGGATTGATGAGCCTTCTGTTGCCCTATCTAACGCATTAATGCACCATGATGATATTAACCTGATCTTAGCGACAGGTGGTCCAGGCATGGTTAAAGCTGCGTATAGTTCTGGTAAGCCCGCTATCGGTGTTGGTGCAGGTAATACACCTGTTGTTATTGATGATTCTGCTGATATCAAACGTGCAGTGGCTTCAATCTTAATGTCTAAAACTTTCGATAACGGCGTAATTTGTGCATCAGAGCAATCTGTTATCGTCGTTGATAGCATTTATAAACAAGTTCGTGAGCGTTTCTCAACTCACGGCGGTTACATGCTAACAGGTAAAGAATTAAAAGCAGTTCAAGACATCATCTTAAAAGATGGCAACTTAAACGCAGCGATTGTGGGTCAACCTGCAACAAAAATTGCTGAAATGGCTGGCATTGAAGTACCTGTAAATACCAAAATTTTAATTGGTGAAGTAAAAGAAACAACAGAAGCAGAACCTTTTGCTCACGAGAAATTATCTCCACTATTAGCCATGTACCATGCTCAATCGTTTGAGGATGCCGTTCTAAAAGCGGAAAAATTAGTTGAGATGGGTGGTATTGGTCACACTTCTTGCTTATATACAGACCAAGATAACTGCCCTGAGCATGTTGCCTACTTCGGCGACAAGATGAAAACATCTCGTATTTTAATCAATACTCCAGCATCTCAAGGTGGTATTGGTGACTTATACAACTTTAAACTTGCTCCTTCTCTAACATTAGGTTGTGGTTCATGGGGTGGTAACTCCATCTCTGAAAACGTAGGGCCCAAACACCTTATCAACACTAAAACCGTGGCGAAAAGAGCAGAAAATATGTTGTGGCATAAACTCCCTAAATCTATTTACTTCCGCCGTGGTTGTTTACCTATCGCACTAGAAGAGATTGCGACAGACGGTAAAAAACGCGCCTTTATCGTGACCGATAGTTTCTTATTCAACAATGGTTATGTTGATGAAGTCGCTCGTGTACTGAAAAAATTTGGTGTTGAAACAGAAGTCTTTTTTGAAGTTGAAGCAGACCCAACATTAAGTGTTGTGCGTAAAGGCGCAGAACAGATGAATAGCTTTAAACCAGACGTGATCATCGCATTAGGTGGTGGTTCACCAATGGATGCAGCAAAAATCATGTGGGTTATGTATGAACACCCAGAAACCCACTTTGAAGAATTAGCATTACGCTTTATGGATATCCGTAAACGTATTTACAAATTCCCAAAAATGGGTGTGAAAGCACAAATGGTTGCTATCACAACAACATCAGGTACTGGCTCCGAAGTAACACCATTTGCGGTAGTTACTGATGACGAAACAGGTCAAAAATATCCATTAGCAGACTATGCATTAACACCAGATATGGCTATCGTTGATGCAAACCTTGTTATGAATATGCCTAAATCTCTGTGTGCATTTGGTGGTTTAGACGCTGTAACTCACGCATTAGAAGCCTACGTTTCTGTCTTAGCGAACGAATATTCTGATGGACAAGCACTGCAAGCATTAAAATTACTGAAGGAATATCTGCCTGCAAGTTATCATGAAGGCGCTAAAAATCCTGTTGCTCGTGAACGTGTTCATAATGCGGCAACGATTGCTGGTATTGCTTTTGCTAACGCATTCTTGGGTGTTTGTCACTCAATGGCGCATAAATTAGGCTCTGAGTTCCATATTCCTCACGGTTTAGCTAATGCGTTATTAATTTCAAACGTTATTCGTTATAACGCTAATGATAACCCAACTAAACAAACTGCATTTAGCCAATATGATCGCCCTCAAGCTCGTCGTCGTTATGCAGAAATTGCTGATCACTTAGAACTTTCAGCACCGGGTGACCGTACTGCGGCTAAAATTGAGAAATTGTTAGCTTGGTTAGAAGAAATGAAATCTTCATTAGGTATTCCATCTTCTATTCGTGAAGCTGGCGTCCAAGAAAGTGATTTCTTAGCAAGAGTTGATAAATTATCTGAAGATGCGTTTGACGATCAGTGTACTGGTGCTAACCCTCGTTACCCACTGATCTCTGAACTGAAACAACTGTTATTAGATTCTTACTACGGTCGTGAATTTAATGAACATCCTGTTGTTGAAGTAAAAGAAGAAACAAAACCAGCTAAAAAAAGTAGTAAAAAATAA
- the rssB gene encoding two-component system response regulator RssB, translating into MNKALVGKKILIIDDEVVFRTMLTEYFSHEKACVYTTDNGSQALSLLEGGLLPDLILCDIRMPVMNGPTFLCHLEQRKLAIPVIAISCTDNMAEIDDMLRLGAQEIFLKPITHLDKLKQKVIEVLCPGFFESVLIEGIHLEPLWNSLRKDTHYIQSFIKQMQPQVKQVVAGYCVNYRQLNDITKMGLLFDIAALSEDQIIFYCVDISRDDENGLLVALLLRVVFNDVLKSSEKIRSLPSMYNMLNKLNKMLNEIGVKGQFPITLGYYHTQKKNILLASAGLRAEIKTESKKFELNSGVPLGSLQLLYINQVKCEGTNWQCKIWDNTNQIKLMFSPIYKS; encoded by the coding sequence ATGAACAAAGCCTTAGTGGGTAAAAAAATTTTAATAATTGATGATGAGGTCGTTTTTCGCACCATGCTGACGGAATATTTCTCACATGAGAAGGCTTGCGTTTATACAACAGATAACGGTAGCCAAGCATTATCTTTATTAGAAGGGGGATTGCTTCCTGATCTTATTTTGTGTGATATCCGTATGCCAGTAATGAATGGTCCCACTTTTTTGTGTCATCTTGAACAACGTAAATTGGCTATTCCTGTTATTGCTATTTCATGTACAGATAATATGGCTGAAATAGATGATATGTTGCGTTTAGGGGCGCAAGAGATTTTTCTTAAGCCAATAACACATCTTGATAAATTAAAACAAAAAGTCATTGAAGTATTATGCCCTGGCTTTTTTGAATCAGTGTTAATAGAAGGTATACATTTAGAACCGCTTTGGAATAGCTTACGAAAAGATACCCATTATATTCAGTCGTTCATAAAACAGATGCAACCTCAAGTTAAGCAGGTTGTTGCGGGATATTGTGTTAATTATCGTCAATTAAATGATATCACTAAAATGGGTTTGTTATTTGATATTGCGGCTTTATCCGAAGATCAAATTATTTTCTATTGTGTCGATATATCGAGAGATGATGAAAACGGGCTTTTGGTCGCTTTACTCTTACGGGTTGTTTTTAATGACGTATTAAAGTCATCAGAAAAAATACGATCTTTACCAAGTATGTATAATATGTTGAATAAATTAAATAAAATGCTTAATGAGATTGGAGTGAAAGGACAATTTCCCATCACGCTAGGATATTACCATACGCAGAAAAAAAATATATTATTGGCATCAGCAGGATTACGAGCCGAAATAAAAACAGAAAGTAAAAAATTTGAATTAAATAGCGGTGTCCCTTTAGGTTCATTGCAACTTTTATATATTAACCAAGTAAAATGCGAGGGAACAAATTGGCAATGTAAAATTTGGGATAACACAAATCAGATTAAATTAATGTTTTCCCCTATCTATAAAAGTTAA
- a CDS encoding thymidine kinase: MAQLYFYYSAMNAGKSTSLLQSSYNYNERGMRTLIFTAAIDTRFAKGKISSRIGLSADALLFSDDMNIRDVIVAEHNKQPIHCVLIDECQFLSKAHVEQLCEITDTYDIPVLTYGLRTDFRGELFTGSAYLLAWADKLVELKTVCYCGRKANKVLRLDDKGNVLSDGAQVEIGGNEKYVSVCRKHYTQATLKGCIEQE, translated from the coding sequence ATGGCTCAACTTTACTTTTATTATTCAGCCATGAACGCTGGAAAATCAACATCTTTATTGCAATCCTCTTATAACTATAATGAACGAGGAATGCGTACTTTGATTTTCACTGCGGCTATTGATACACGCTTTGCAAAAGGAAAGATTAGTTCAAGGATAGGATTAAGTGCGGATGCATTACTCTTTAGTGATGATATGAATATTCGTGACGTTATTGTTGCTGAGCATAACAAACAGCCTATTCACTGTGTATTGATTGATGAATGCCAATTTTTAAGTAAGGCACATGTCGAACAACTTTGTGAAATAACGGATACCTATGATATTCCCGTTCTCACTTATGGGCTAAGAACGGATTTTAGAGGTGAGTTATTTACAGGCAGTGCTTATTTATTAGCATGGGCTGATAAACTAGTAGAACTTAAAACAGTATGTTACTGCGGTAGAAAGGCAAATAAAGTATTACGCTTAGATGATAAAGGAAATGTACTGAGTGATGGTGCCCAAGTTGAAATAGGTGGAAATGAAAAATATGTTTCAGTCTGCCGCAAGCATTATACACAGGCAACGCTAAAAGGGTGTATTGAACAAGAGTAA
- a CDS encoding YchE family NAAT transporter, with the protein MGSLLDLSGYIKFFVGLFAIVNPIGILPVFISMTSYQTDAGRNKTNLIANGSVAIILVSSLLIGDSILNIFGISIDSFRIAGGMLIVTIAMTMINGRLGEDKQNNQERNESAVRNSVAVVPLALPLMAGPGAISSCIVWSSRWEGFTNFLGLAATSIFFAFCCWLLFRSATLLVKYLGQTGINVVTRIMGLLLMSLGIEFIVTGLRSIFPGLLV; encoded by the coding sequence ATGGGGTCACTGCTGGATTTATCCGGTTATATTAAATTTTTTGTCGGTCTTTTTGCGATTGTAAACCCAATTGGTATTTTGCCTGTCTTTATTAGTATGACGAGTTATCAAACTGATGCCGGGCGTAACAAAACAAACTTAATTGCGAATGGCTCCGTTGCAATTATTTTAGTTTCTTCTCTGTTAATCGGTGATTCTATACTGAATATTTTCGGTATTTCTATCGACTCGTTTCGTATAGCAGGGGGAATGCTGATTGTTACTATTGCAATGACAATGATAAATGGGCGTTTAGGGGAAGATAAACAAAACAATCAAGAACGAAACGAATCCGCGGTTCGTAATAGTGTTGCTGTTGTACCTTTAGCATTGCCATTAATGGCAGGACCAGGGGCAATCAGTTCTTGTATTGTGTGGAGCTCTCGTTGGGAAGGTTTTACTAACTTTTTAGGATTAGCCGCAACCAGTATCTTTTTTGCATTTTGTTGTTGGTTATTGTTTCGTAGTGCAACACTCTTAGTGAAATATTTAGGGCAAACTGGCATTAACGTGGTTACTCGTATAATGGGCTTATTATTAATGTCGTTAGGTATTGAATTTATTGTGACTGGGTTACGTTCTATTTTCCCAGGCTTATTAGTTTAA
- the hns gene encoding histone-like nucleoid-structuring protein H-NS produces the protein MSESLKILNNIRTLRAQARETSLETLEEMLEKLEVVVNERREEFSLEKAAEEERVQKLQKYREMLEEAGIDPTDLLEASAVNKTGRAKRAARPAKYSYVDENGETKTWTGQGRTPAVIKRAIDEEGKSLDDFLL, from the coding sequence ATGAGCGAATCTTTAAAAATATTAAATAACATCCGTACTCTCCGTGCACAAGCAAGAGAAACTTCTTTAGAAACTTTAGAAGAAATGCTGGAGAAACTCGAAGTTGTCGTTAATGAGCGTCGTGAAGAATTCTCATTAGAAAAAGCAGCTGAAGAAGAACGTGTTCAAAAATTACAAAAATACCGTGAAATGCTAGAAGAAGCTGGTATTGATCCAACAGACTTACTTGAAGCAAGTGCTGTTAATAAAACAGGCCGTGCTAAACGTGCAGCTCGCCCTGCTAAATACTCTTACGTTGATGAAAATGGTGAAACTAAAACTTGGACAGGCCAAGGTCGTACACCAGCTGTAATCAAACGTGCTATTGATGAAGAAGGCAAATCATTAGACGATTTCCTGCTGTAA
- a CDS encoding ABC transporter permease: MNTAMTLSFRLKGQLITFAQGILTLVLTLLGLLVITFTLSVLSPVDPVLQIVGDHASLETYNQVKHELGLDLPIYMQFFHYVKALLQGHLGTATSTGQPVLNDLLATFPATLELATVALLIGASLGILFGVLCARFVGTPLDFILRILTLLGSSVPIFWLGLILLLIFYATLQWTAGPGRLDDIYQFTIEPVTGFALIDTLLAGDKEAFFNALSHLILPVSLLAYFALASITRLTRSACLNEMNKEYVTLARAKGIGELRILFYHVLPNIRGVLMTIIALSYTGMLEGAVLTETVFSWPGIGRYLTTALFAGDTTAIMGGTLIIGLCFVFINNVTDIVIRLTDPRLR; encoded by the coding sequence GCTCAAGGTATATTGACACTGGTGCTGACGCTTTTAGGGCTTCTTGTTATCACTTTTACGCTTTCTGTACTTTCACCTGTCGATCCTGTCTTACAAATTGTCGGTGATCACGCAAGCCTTGAAACCTATAACCAAGTAAAACATGAGTTAGGGCTGGATTTACCTATCTACATGCAGTTTTTTCACTATGTGAAAGCACTGTTGCAAGGACATTTAGGTACAGCGACATCAACAGGTCAGCCTGTTCTTAATGATTTGTTAGCGACCTTCCCCGCTACATTGGAATTAGCAACTGTTGCATTGTTGATTGGTGCCAGTCTCGGTATTTTATTCGGTGTTTTATGTGCGCGGTTTGTGGGAACACCCCTCGATTTTATTTTGCGAATTCTAACGTTATTAGGCAGTTCAGTTCCTATTTTCTGGTTAGGTTTGATTTTACTCTTGATTTTCTATGCCACATTACAATGGACTGCAGGCCCCGGGCGATTAGACGATATCTATCAATTCACCATTGAACCCGTAACAGGTTTTGCATTAATTGATACATTATTAGCTGGCGATAAAGAGGCTTTTTTTAATGCGTTATCACACCTGATTTTGCCCGTTTCCCTATTAGCTTATTTTGCCCTTGCTTCTATCACTCGCTTAACTCGCTCGGCATGTTTAAACGAAATGAATAAAGAGTATGTCACGTTAGCAAGAGCGAAAGGCATTGGCGAGTTACGTATTCTTTTTTATCACGTACTGCCTAATATTCGTGGTGTTTTAATGACTATTATCGCCCTGTCTTACACGGGTATGCTAGAAGGGGCTGTATTGACAGAAACCGTCTTTTCTTGGCCGGGAATTGGTCGATATCTCACAACAGCGCTTTTTGCAGGGGATACCACAGCCATTATGGGCGGTACTTTAATTATCGGTTTGTGCTTTGTCTTTATTAATAATGTGACCGATATTGTTATTCGTTTAACTGATCCGAGGCTCCGCTAA
- a CDS encoding NAD-dependent epimerase, with protein MKILVTGAAGFIGYHMSQRLIEMGYHVVGIDNLNDYYDVRLKEARLAKLQQLEKFHFEKLDIVDSAKVAQLFASHQFDRVIHLAAQPGVRYSIENPMAYIDANIVGHINILEGCRHNKVGHLIYSSSSSVYGLNQKQPFSTEDSVDHPVSLYAATKKANELMSHSYSHLYQLPTTGLRFFTVYGPWGRPDMALFKFTKAMLAGEPIDVYNSGNMTRDFTYVDDIVGSVVRLVNVIPEADENWTVEKGETSSSSAPYKIYNVGNGQPTKLMAFIEAIEKSLNIKAKLNLMPMQDGDVLSTCADCQDLFETIGFSPNTEVEYGVKQFVDWYLSYYKN; from the coding sequence ATGAAAATATTGGTAACAGGTGCTGCGGGTTTTATTGGCTATCATATGAGCCAGCGTTTAATCGAAATGGGTTATCATGTTGTCGGAATAGATAACCTGAATGATTATTATGATGTGCGATTAAAAGAAGCTCGATTAGCTAAATTACAACAGCTAGAAAAATTTCATTTTGAGAAACTTGATATCGTTGACTCAGCAAAAGTGGCTCAATTATTTGCATCACACCAATTTGACCGAGTTATTCACTTAGCCGCCCAACCGGGTGTTCGCTATTCAATTGAAAACCCAATGGCATATATTGATGCGAATATTGTTGGTCATATTAATATATTAGAAGGATGTCGCCATAATAAAGTCGGACATCTTATCTATTCCTCTTCAAGCTCCGTTTATGGTTTAAATCAGAAACAGCCTTTCTCAACAGAAGATAGTGTTGATCACCCAGTTTCATTATATGCAGCAACAAAGAAAGCCAATGAGTTAATGTCTCATAGCTATTCACATTTATATCAATTACCGACAACAGGATTACGTTTCTTCACGGTATATGGTCCTTGGGGACGTCCTGATATGGCATTATTTAAATTTACTAAGGCAATGCTAGCTGGCGAACCTATTGATGTTTATAACAGTGGAAATATGACGCGTGATTTCACTTATGTCGATGATATTGTGGGATCTGTTGTTCGATTAGTTAATGTTATACCAGAAGCAGATGAAAACTGGACAGTAGAGAAAGGTGAAACGTCTTCAAGTTCTGCCCCTTATAAGATCTATAATGTGGGTAATGGGCAACCAACCAAATTGATGGCATTCATTGAAGCGATAGAAAAGTCATTAAATATAAAAGCTAAATTGAATTTAATGCCAATGCAAGATGGTGATGTTCTTTCTACTTGTGCTGATTGCCAAGACTTGTTTGAGACAATAGGTTTCTCGCCGAATACCGAAGTAGAATATGGCGTAAAACAGTTTGTTGATTGGTATTTAAGTTATTATAAAAATTAA
- a CDS encoding ABC transporter ATP-binding protein, which translates to MMLIDIHDLHVQFEQGKQAKDVVKGINLHIQQGETFSLIGRSGCGKSTVLRVIAGLLPHWQGNISLLGQTIKPQQRFQGALRRNIQMVFQDPYASLHPQHRIERAFSEPLKIHQIPFDKNTIEQALAQVGLPADVTSRYPHQLSGGQRQRIAIARAILLQPKLLLLDEPTSALDMSVQAEILNLLNTLKKEHNMTYLLVSHDADVIAHMSDRAALMENGELTQHYDRDALSKGIHRLD; encoded by the coding sequence ATCATGCTAATTGATATTCATGATTTACATGTTCAATTTGAACAAGGTAAACAAGCAAAGGACGTTGTAAAAGGCATTAATTTACATATTCAACAAGGTGAAACCTTTAGCTTAATAGGTCGTTCTGGTTGCGGTAAATCGACTGTTTTACGAGTGATTGCTGGGTTGTTGCCCCATTGGCAAGGTAATATATCGCTTTTAGGGCAAACTATTAAACCTCAACAACGTTTCCAAGGGGCATTACGCCGTAATATACAAATGGTGTTTCAAGATCCCTACGCTTCTTTGCACCCTCAACACCGTATTGAACGTGCATTTTCTGAGCCGTTAAAAATCCATCAAATTCCTTTTGATAAAAATACCATTGAACAAGCATTAGCCCAAGTTGGTTTGCCCGCAGATGTGACAAGTCGTTATCCTCATCAACTTTCTGGTGGTCAGCGTCAACGTATTGCCATTGCAAGAGCCATTTTATTACAACCAAAATTATTGCTTTTAGACGAGCCAACTTCAGCACTCGATATGTCAGTACAAGCTGAGATTTTAAATCTGCTTAACACACTGAAAAAAGAGCATAATATGACATATTTATTAGTAAGTCATGATGCAGATGTTATTGCACATATGTCGGATAGAGCTGCATTAATGGAAAATGGGGAGCTCACACAACATTATGATCGAGATGCGTTATCAAAAGGGATACATCGTCTTGATTGA
- a CDS encoding ABC transporter permease encodes MSSSFLRKIARSPSAFIGLSLLILLLIIAIFAPWLAPYDPNWQHAAQRLLAPNAQHWLGTDNYGRDILSRLIYGTRPMLGLVGLVALITLPLGLLIGILSGYYGGWTERILMRFTDIVMSMPSLILAFAFVAMLGPGLLNGALALALTAWPAYARQSRSEIQHLRNSDYLAAAEMMGIKGIRLLWGHILPLCLPSAIVRLALNLAVIILAAAGLGFLGLGARPPMAEWGAMISEGMPVIFDQWWVAAIPGTAILISSLAFNLLGDGLRDVLGDTHE; translated from the coding sequence ATGTCATCCTCATTTTTAAGAAAAATAGCGCGCTCGCCTTCCGCATTTATCGGTTTATCGTTGCTTATTTTACTGTTAATTATTGCGATTTTTGCACCTTGGTTGGCTCCTTATGATCCAAATTGGCAACATGCTGCCCAACGTTTATTAGCACCCAATGCTCAACATTGGCTAGGCACCGATAATTATGGGCGAGATATTCTTTCTCGCCTGATCTACGGTACTCGCCCCATGCTAGGTTTAGTGGGGCTGGTGGCGCTTATTACGTTACCTTTAGGATTATTGATTGGGATTTTATCGGGATATTACGGCGGTTGGACTGAACGTATTTTAATGCGCTTCACCGATATTGTGATGTCAATGCCTTCTCTTATTCTCGCTTTTGCCTTTGTCGCAATGTTAGGTCCGGGTCTGTTAAATGGGGCATTAGCGCTGGCTTTAACCGCATGGCCTGCTTATGCACGACAATCGCGCAGTGAAATTCAACATTTACGTAATAGTGATTATCTCGCTGCGGCTGAAATGATGGGAATTAAGGGTATCCGATTGTTATGGGGGCATATCTTACCCCTGTGTTTACCTTCAGCGATTGTACGTTTAGCGCTGAACTTAGCGGTGATTATCCTCGCGGCAGCAGGATTGGGCTTTCTTGGATTAGGCGCTCGGCCACCAATGGCGGAATGGGGAGCAATGATCTCAGAAGGTATGCCTGTTATTTTTGATCAATGGTGGGTTGCCGCTATTCCGGGTACGGCAATTTTGATCAGCAGTCTAGCATTTAATTTATTGGGTGATGGATTACGCGATGTATTGGGAGATACCCATGAATAA